In Leptidea sinapis chromosome 21, ilLepSina1.1, whole genome shotgun sequence, the following proteins share a genomic window:
- the LOC126970510 gene encoding sarcalumenin, whose product MKMWTKRSKLWRFMLCMFLAVSALALTRADDDVPLESQCRPYIEKALKELESGDSEPGSGENKDSSEISIDNNTNEDISLENGEASANEENSKESLVSNEEEIDVPSIEVADEPYVSQVSYEDGQENEDENESNESMAVEENEEVIEEKAADNDGDSNEAASADEQDEKESQEDGAVTSIQEDSAEKQSEIMPAEETSTEDSQEDTHQESQEEGDNAKSVEADEQESESSEIVNESGNESEEKTNENGESQEDLPSSDTLDKDEKDESKEQSETEEGDESQENIASEETVDVSKEDIADPEKVDDDNSQEENKSDEESAEEKGTEEKETSSENLGEENVTDEEAQEYETSKEDDDAKSEEGNEGNSAETGSEEERSEGAPEEDLLLTGEIPENLRSREHIIQILRLDEEASEAELIVEKSADIILRDLKRLYEGSIKPLEGLYKYRDLSNRHFGDPEIFSKPLVLFMGPWSGGKSSILNYLTGLEFTEWSLRTGAEPSPAYFNILMHGKDPEVLDGTQLAADWTFSGLQKFGQGLEERLRGLKYPSKLLEKVNIVEIPGILEVRKQVSRVFPFNDACQWFIDRADIIFLVYDPSKLDVGPETEAILDQLKGRESQTRIVLNKADIVKPEELMRVQSALIWNISPLMSSPQPPVMYTVSLWSMPFDAGAPVRLLLAQERELLRDLRQAIDKRIENKIASARRFAVRVRNHAKMVDCYLTTYYNHKTIFGNRKLIADAIIENPQNYHIYEGLSTLTNISRYDLPDPETYRDFFRLNPLYEFQQLSATCTYFRGCPITKLDVAIAYDLPELVGKYKKMVETATPQGMPKT is encoded by the exons CCGATGACGACGTACCATTAGAGTCACAATGCCGTCCATACATCGAAAAAGCTCTAAAAGAGCTCGAGTCGGGAGATTCAGAACCAG gtTCAGGGGAAAATAAAGACTCAAGTGaaattagtatagataataatacaaatgaggACATTTCTTTAGAAAACGGGGAGGCTTCAGCCAATGAAGAAAACAGCAAGGAATCACTAGTAAGCAATGAAGAAGAAATTGATGTACCATCAATAGAAGTAGCAGATGAACCCTATGTGTCTCAAGTCTCGTACGAAGATGGTCAAGAAAATGAGGACGAAAACGAATCGAATGAAAGTATGGCAGTGGAAGAAAATGAAGAAGTTATTGAGGAAAAAGCTGCTGATAATGACGGAGACAGCAATGAGGCAGCATCTGCTGATGAACAAGACGAAAAAG AAAGTCAAGAGGATGGAGCTGTAACTTCTATTCAAGAAGATAGTGCTGAAAAACAGTCAGAAATTATGCCAGCTGAAGAAACCAGTACAGAAGATTCGCAAGAAGATACCCACCAAGAAAGCCAAGAAGAAGGAGATAACGCAAAAAGTGTAGAAGCAGATGAACAAGAAAGTGAAAGTAGTGAAATTGTAAATGAATCTGGGAATGAAAGTGAAGAGAAAACCAACGAAAATGGAGAATCTCAAGAGGACTTACCAAGTTCCGATACATTAGACAAAGATGAGAAAGACGAGAGTAAAGAACAATCCGAAACAGAAGAAGGAGATGAATCACAAGAAAATATTGCTTCTGAAGAAACTGTGGATGTTAGTAAAGAAGACATAGCAGACCCTGAAAAGGTAGACGATGATAACTCGcaagaagaaaataaatctgaCGAAGAATCTGCAGAAGAAAAGGGTACTGAAGAAAAAGAAACATCTTCTGAGAACTTAGGCGAAGAAAATGTTACAGATGAAGAGGCACAGGAATATGAAACGTCAAAAGAAGACGATGATGCTAAAAGTGAAGAAGGGAATGAAGGAAATTCTGCTGAAACTGGTTCTGAAGAAGAACGTAGTGAGGGAGCGCCTGAGGAAGATTTATTATTG ACAGGAGAAATTCCAGAAAACTTAAGAAGTCGTGAGCACATCATACAAATACTGAGGTTAGATGAAGAAGCTAGTGAAGCTGAACTAATAGTGGAGAAATCCGCTGACATAATTTTGCGTGACTTGAAAAGATTATATGAGGGCTCAATCAAGCCGTTAGAAGGCCTTTATAAATACAGAGACTTGAGCAACAGACATTTTGGTGATCCAGAAATATTTTCGAAACCCCTTGTGCTATTTATGGGACCATGGAGTGGGGGCAAATCTAGCATCTTGAACTATCTTACCGGGCTAGAGTTTACTGAATGGTCTTTAAGAACAG GCGCAGAACCATCGCCAGCTTACTTCAACATTTTAATGCATGGCAAGGATCCAGAAGTATTAGACGGCACCCAGTTAGCTGCTGATTGGACATTCTCTGGTTTGCAAAAATTTGGCCAAGGTTTAGAGGAGCGTTTGAGAGGTCTTAAATACCCCAGCAAGTTATTGGAAAAG GTGAACATCGTGGAGATTCCTGGTATTTTAGAAGTAAGGAAGCAAGTTTCACGAGTGTTTCCCTTCAACGATGCCTGCCAGTGGTTTATTGATCGAGCGGATATAATATTCCTCGTGTACGATCCTTCGAAGCTTGACGTTGGTCCCGAAACAGAAGCTATACTAGATCAACTAAAAGGCAGAGAATCACAG ACCCGAATTGTCCTAAACAAAGCCGACATTGTGAAGCCAGAAGAATTGATGCGTGTACAGAGTGCCTTAATCTGGAATATTTCCCCTCTGATGAGCTCCCCGCAGCCACccgtgatgtacacagtgtctcTATGGTCCATGCCCTTCGATGCGGGCGCACCGGTTCGATTGCTACTGGCACAAGAGCGAGAACTTTTGCGTGACCTTCGCCAAGCAATTGACAAACGCATTGAAAACAAGATTGCCAGCGCCAGGCGATTTGCG GTCCGTGTAAGGAATCACGCAAAAATGGTCGACTGTTACCTGACCACATATTATAACCACAAGACCATTTTCGGAAACAGAAAACTAATCGCAGATGCTATCATAGAAAATCCTCAAAACTACCACATCTACGAGGGTCTTAGCACACTCACTAATATTTCTAG ATATGATCTACCAGACCCTGAAACATATAGAGACTTCTTCAGACTCAATCCTCTGTACGAATTCCAACAACTCTCTGCCACTTGCACATATTTCCGTGGCTGCCCCATCACGAAGCTCGATGTTGCCATTGCCTACGACTTGCCTGAACTCGTCGGAAAATACAAGAAAATGGTCGAGACCGCCACACCGCAGGGAATGCCCAAGActtga